The genomic window CCCCCACGTGGTGCAAATGCTCGACCACGGGCTCTCCGAGACGGGCGTGCCCTACATCGTGATGGAGCTGCTCGAGGGGCGCGAGCTGTCGAAACACCTCGACGAACGCGGCACGCTGTCGCCGGCCGAGGTGTCGGCCATCGTGAGCCAACTTTGCAAGGCCCTGCGCCGCGCCCACGAGCGGCACATCGTCCACCGCGACATCAAGCCCGACAACATCTTCCTCTGCGACGTCGGTGGCAATGACCTCTTCGTCAAGCTGCTCGACTTCGGCGTCGCGAAGCTCGCCATCGGTCATGAGCTCACAGGCGAAATCGGCACGCGGACCGGGGCCATGGTGGGAACGCCCTATTACATGAGCCCCGAACAGCTGGTGGGCGCCAAGGATCTCGACCTGCGAACGGATCTTTGGTCCGTCGGCGTCGTGGCCTACCAAGCGCTCACGCGCGAGCTTCCCTTCACGGCCGAGACCATCGCTGGCCTGGCGGTCGCGATCCACAGCGGACCGACGCCGATGCCATCGGCCGTTCGGCCCGATCTGCCGGCGGGTATCGACGCGTGGTTTGCGCGCGTGTGCGCCCGCGATCCGAAGGCTCGCTTCGGCTCCGCCATGGAGATGGCCGACGCGCTCGAGGCCGTCGTCCGAGGAGTGCCGCTGCCCGCGCTCGTCGGCGCGGCGGCGGTCCCCACGTCACCAGCGAGCGATCCATCCATACCGGGCTCCGCAGCCGGCGCCGTGACGAGCCCCGTGACGGGCTCCACCGTGGGCACCTTTGGCTCCACGATGCAGCCCACCGCACAACCTTCGCGCCGACGAGGTCGCGCGGCCATCGCGGCGGCCACGGGCGTCGTGGCCATCGGTGCGACG from Myxococcales bacterium includes these protein-coding regions:
- a CDS encoding protein kinase — protein: MNQGQLLTPSIRLVRPFGKGGMGSVWLADHLALKTQVVVKFMATELATNPDAVSRFAREAAAAAQVKSPHVVQMLDHGLSETGVPYIVMELLEGRELSKHLDERGTLSPAEVSAIVSQLCKALRRAHERHIVHRDIKPDNIFLCDVGGNDLFVKLLDFGVAKLAIGHELTGEIGTRTGAMVGTPYYMSPEQLVGAKDLDLRTDLWSVGVVAYQALTRELPFTAETIAGLAVAIHSGPTPMPSAVRPDLPAGIDAWFARVCARDPKARFGSAMEMADALEAVVRGVPLPALVGAAAVPTSPASDPSIPGSAAGAVTSPVTGSTVGTFGSTMQPTAQPSRRRGRAAIAAATGVVAIGATLALAIPRGSPTPSGAAMASSTSGTTPSASALPTATVTQATGATPSPSAPLSTAGVAVPSTGAPSALKVSQRTPPAAAVRAAASSTSSSGARPPTAAQGAPVVAAPPPERRPAAAASKDFDTQ